A part of Candidatus Cloacimonadota bacterium genomic DNA contains:
- the glmM gene encoding phosphoglucosamine mutase, with product MSKLMTSVSGVRGIYGDTLTPPVVQQYVASFAAIQKQAYGKGRIIIGRDSRTTGNAMMHNIVSTVNSIGLDVTDLGVVSTPTVLLAVEESDAIGGIAITASHNPPQWNAMKFVDRDGLFLAPDKAAKFLADVHKPVLWADWQTVGRLNYDDKAIQRHIDKVLNIPYLDVDAIQKRKIKVVLDSVNGAGGLISPLLLEALGCTVVGINTDPTGVFAHPAEPLNQNLGQLEEAVKMHGADIGFATDPDVDRLSIVDEQGKCIGEELSVVLAQCYVMPKKRGDIVVNLSTSMLSDDIARRYGVKVHRTKVGEVNVGKKMQELSSPIGGEGNGGIICPEVHYTRDAPAGMALILGLLAESGKSVSELVQELPKYYFAKDKLELAASEMDAAMAKVPHMLQGYEIDTQDGIKGTRDKHWIHIRKSGTEPIIRVYVESESPDYSVQLCQETIQKLKH from the coding sequence ATGAGCAAACTAATGACTAGTGTGAGCGGGGTTCGGGGTATCTATGGTGACACTCTCACTCCACCTGTCGTGCAACAATACGTGGCGAGCTTTGCCGCAATACAGAAACAAGCATACGGAAAAGGCAGAATCATCATTGGAAGAGACAGCCGTACCACCGGAAATGCCATGATGCACAATATCGTATCCACGGTCAATAGTATTGGTCTGGACGTTACAGATCTGGGTGTGGTCTCCACTCCTACGGTTTTACTGGCGGTTGAAGAGAGCGATGCTATCGGTGGAATCGCAATCACTGCCTCTCACAATCCTCCTCAGTGGAATGCGATGAAGTTCGTGGATCGGGATGGTCTGTTCCTTGCTCCTGATAAAGCCGCCAAATTCCTGGCAGATGTCCATAAACCTGTTCTCTGGGCTGATTGGCAGACCGTAGGCCGGTTGAACTACGATGATAAAGCAATCCAGAGGCACATAGATAAAGTACTGAACATTCCATATTTGGATGTAGATGCTATCCAGAAACGAAAGATCAAGGTAGTTCTGGATTCCGTGAACGGTGCCGGAGGTCTGATCTCCCCATTGCTACTAGAGGCTTTGGGATGCACTGTAGTCGGCATCAATACTGACCCCACCGGCGTCTTCGCTCATCCGGCAGAACCATTGAATCAAAACCTTGGCCAGCTGGAAGAAGCAGTAAAAATGCATGGGGCAGACATTGGTTTTGCCACCGATCCGGATGTTGACCGGCTCTCGATCGTAGATGAACAAGGAAAGTGCATCGGAGAAGAATTGAGTGTTGTGCTGGCACAATGCTATGTTATGCCGAAGAAACGCGGTGATATCGTAGTAAATCTCTCTACTTCAATGCTTAGTGACGACATTGCTCGCAGATATGGGGTGAAGGTTCATCGCACAAAGGTGGGTGAGGTGAACGTTGGTAAAAAGATGCAAGAGCTTTCCTCCCCGATTGGTGGAGAAGGGAATGGCGGTATCATCTGCCCAGAAGTTCACTACACCCGCGACGCACCTGCAGGTATGGCTTTGATTCTGGGCTTGTTGGCAGAAAGCGGTAAATCGGTATCCGAATTGGTGCAAGAACTGCCCAAATACTACTTTGCCAAAGACAAACTTGAGCTTGCTGCCTCGGAAATGGATGCAGCCATGGCAAAAGTTCCACATATGCTACAGGGTTACGAGATTGATACTCAGGATGGCATCAAAGGCACTAGAGACAAGCATTGGATTCACATCCGTAAATCCGGTACCGAACCTATCATCAGAGTGTATGTGGAGAGTGAGAGCCCGGATTATAGCGTTCAACTCTGCCAGGAGACTATCCAGAAACTGAAACATTAG